The following coding sequences are from one Gadus macrocephalus chromosome 3, ASM3116895v1 window:
- the b3gntl1 gene encoding UDP-GlcNAc:betaGal beta-1,3-N-acetylglucosaminyltransferase-like protein 1 isoform X5 — protein sequence MLSQRVSLQHAAALLQPHALIGCGVRRVPEGSTERYTRWINSITPEQLLTQAYTSHGPTVIMPTWFCSRDWFCQVGPFDEGGKGVPEDLLFFYQSLRQGGGVSRVEQCMLVYRYHEQAATHSVLEETIWKLRVDFLQERVLSQWESFTIWNAGKQGRKLYRSLSPANQKKVRAFCDVDENKIQKGFYTYQDSKERPKPRIPVLHYREASSPFIICVKLDMTEGVLENNLKSLQLTEGVDYYHFN from the exons ATGCTGTCCCAGCGCGTCAGTCTGCAGCACGCGGCggccctcctccagccccacgCT ctgattggctgtggAGTGCGCCGTGTTCCTGAGGGATCCACCGAGCGCTACACACGCTGGATCAACTCCATCACCCCGGAGCAGCTCCTCACTCAG GCGTACACCTCTCACGGACCCACGGTGATCATGCCCACGTGGTTCTGCTCCAGAGACTGGTTCTGCCAAGTGGGACCCTTCGACGAGGGAGGCAAG GGGGTCCCGGAGGACCTGCTCTTCTTCTACCAGAGCCTCCGTCAGGGGGGAGGCGTGTCCAGGGTGGAGCAGTGCATGCTGGTCTATCGCTACCACGAGCAAGCCGCAACGCACTCTGTGCTTGA GGAAACTATTTGGAAGTTGCGCGTGGACTTCTTACAGGAGCGGGTCCTCAGCCAATGGGAAAGCTTCACCATATGGAATGCTGGGAAGCAGGGACGGAAGCTCTACCGAAGCCTTAGCCCGGCCAATCAGAAGAAG GTGAGGGCTTTCTGTGACGTGGATGAGAACAAGATCCAAAAGGGCTTCTACACTTATCAGGACTCCAAG GAAAGGCCGAAGCCCAGGATCCCAGTTCTGCATTACAGAGAAGCCTCTTCGCCATTCATCATATGCGTGAAATTG GACATGACAGAGGGTGTGTTGGAGAATAACCTGAAGAGTCTGCAGCTGACTGAAGGAGTGGACTATTACCATTTTAACTGA
- the b3gntl1 gene encoding UDP-GlcNAc:betaGal beta-1,3-N-acetylglucosaminyltransferase-like protein 1 isoform X4, whose product MCVCVCVCVCVSVLCIDLCSWKLIGCGVRRVPEGSTERYTRWINSITPEQLLTQAYTSHGPTVIMPTWFCSRDWFCQVGPFDEGGKGVPEDLLFFYQSLRQGGGVSRVEQCMLVYRYHEQAATHSVLEETIWKLRVDFLQERVLSQWESFTIWNAGKQGRKLYRSLSPANQKKVRAFCDVDENKIQKGFYTYQDSKERPKPRIPVLHYREASSPFIICVKLDMTEGVLENNLKSLQLTEGVDYYHFN is encoded by the exons atgtgtgtgtgtgtgtgtgtgtgtgtgtgtgtgtctgtgttatgtATCGATCTGTGTTCCTGgaagctgattggctgtggAGTGCGCCGTGTTCCTGAGGGATCCACCGAGCGCTACACACGCTGGATCAACTCCATCACCCCGGAGCAGCTCCTCACTCAG GCGTACACCTCTCACGGACCCACGGTGATCATGCCCACGTGGTTCTGCTCCAGAGACTGGTTCTGCCAAGTGGGACCCTTCGACGAGGGAGGCAAG GGGGTCCCGGAGGACCTGCTCTTCTTCTACCAGAGCCTCCGTCAGGGGGGAGGCGTGTCCAGGGTGGAGCAGTGCATGCTGGTCTATCGCTACCACGAGCAAGCCGCAACGCACTCTGTGCTTGA GGAAACTATTTGGAAGTTGCGCGTGGACTTCTTACAGGAGCGGGTCCTCAGCCAATGGGAAAGCTTCACCATATGGAATGCTGGGAAGCAGGGACGGAAGCTCTACCGAAGCCTTAGCCCGGCCAATCAGAAGAAG GTGAGGGCTTTCTGTGACGTGGATGAGAACAAGATCCAAAAGGGCTTCTACACTTATCAGGACTCCAAG GAAAGGCCGAAGCCCAGGATCCCAGTTCTGCATTACAGAGAAGCCTCTTCGCCATTCATCATATGCGTGAAATTG GACATGACAGAGGGTGTGTTGGAGAATAACCTGAAGAGTCTGCAGCTGACTGAAGGAGTGGACTATTACCATTTTAACTGA